The Xylocopa sonorina isolate GNS202 chromosome 11, iyXylSono1_principal, whole genome shotgun sequence genome includes the window AATTTGTATGCTTCCGCTACCAATATTCCTATCTCTGAGTCTGTCCAATTTTGAGTAGGCAGGTTCTGTAGCATTAACATCAGACCCTAAACAACAGTGACACACCACCttcacctttttttttcctaaTTAATAATCAGAAGGAAAGTTTACATTCGGCTGTAACGTTATAATTGAAACTTACCTGAAAATCAGGCTGCAAGAGGAGATGACGTCTCCACCGGAGGAGGAACGCAGCGCATACGTAAAGTTGAAACGAAGCAAATCGGTCAGATTCCGCTAGATAAGTATCCCAAAGACGAATCGTACAATGAAGAGGAATCTCTCTTGTTAGCAAATTATTCATCCATCGGAAGGAAAACTGTAAATAATCTACACCATGTTGATGTAAATGTTGATGCAAAGGCGCTGAAAGAACGATAAATACGTGTACGTGTACGTGTACGTGTATGTATGCGTGCATGCGTCCCGATCGACGATCGATCGGGATTTATTTCCCATCGAGCATGCAACGTCAAACATACCATCGATTCTCTGTATAAGTTCTTTCAACTGATTTACTTTGTGCTGAATGCCTAGTTGAGCAAAAATATAATTATCTTGGATACCGTCGAGAAACTTAGACAAGCACCAAAAACTATCTGCCTCTATAATATCCCGTTGCTCTTTTTGTAATGTCGCGACATCGTAATTTTCCAAGTCGTGCCATGCCGATACAGGTACTGCTTCTTGTAAAAATACCAGAAAGAAAGGTGTCACTAGATCGTTCATCCCCTAGAGAAGAAAAATCACGCACATAGACATAAAGGGATTGAAAGGCAGGCACGCGTGTAAACACGTACTTGAACGTATCCAGAAGCGGGGTGTCGAATCGCCCAAATATAAAGTATTCTTTCAAAGATTAATTGCACCGCTGTCTGCTGAAACAACGAAATAAGCGGTGACATTCTTGGAATGTCAATGTGAATCTGACGATATGTATCTTGGAATCCTTCGTCCCTTTCAGTATCATAATATTGTTTCACTAAATTCCAATAATCTAAACGTTTACGTTCTAACACGTGCTGCCTTCGCTCTAAATTGGCTGGTAAATACTCCTGGATTACGGATgaaaagagagggagaggggggaaaaaaaaaaaaaaaaaaaaaaaagaaaaatggaaaAATTCAGTGGTTTTCTGCGATTTATCGGTAATCTTACATCTTATAGACGGAAATAATACGGTATAGTTTACCTTTCTTACTTACAGACAATAACCTCCATGTGACGGAACGCAGCCTAGCTGGAATACCTGACCATGACAACTGTCTTAATTCGTCCAAGTTTAATACAGAAGCTTCCAAAAGGGACTGAAACTTGTCTACTTTACTCACGCCGTCTACAATCGAAACGACAAATGATGAAAAGAAAGATTGTACCGAGAAGCGAAAACAAGTATAGCGCAAACATTTATTTAACGAGCACCTTGTTCCTTGGAAGGTATGAAAAATTTAGTGGGGGCGTTTGTTTGCCTCAACGGTTGCGGCCTGCCCGGGAATTGCGTCGGTTTATGTTGCGGGGATGCACCGTATCTAGTGTCCGTATCTTCCGTAGAGTGTTGGCTGTTATTCACTCGCGAGTGTATCGACAAATTGGCATTCCGCAAGTGCAACGGTTGGACAGCTAATCTTTGGAGTGCCTCTGCCCGCTTTTCCTCGGGTATTATCTCTTGAACACGCTGGGTAGATTTCACATTCGTCCCCAAGTCTATGCACGCTTTTCTTGATCTATGGCTATTAATAACACTGATAGCAGCGGAATGGCTAACACGTTTTGATATTTTCACATCCGAGACGGTACAGAACTCGTCGTCTCCCGAATCCCAAGCATCGTCGACGCTCTCTTGAAAATCTTGGAACgacgtagacgtacctccgctaCTTCCAGACACGGTCCCACCGCTGCTAGATATCGTACCGGCGGAACCGCCGGATACCTGTACGTTACCACCTAATTTACCAAGTTTACCATCTTGCTTGGGACTTGGCCTTTTATTATGCGTGTAGAAATTTTTAAACGATTACAGCACAAGAATGGACGGTACGGTCGAGATAAGAACATTGCTGGAAGCAAAACTTTTTACTACATACCTGCCTGGAACGGCGCGAGTATTCTTTTTCCAAAAGGATTGATGCGTTTGATAAGCTTGACCAGGATGACTTTGATTTTCCATAATTATTACAAGCTATGTTAACTGGCATCTGTCACCTTTACGAGACTATTGAAAATGTTACGCGAGTTCTTCATCCCCTTTAAAAGGTTTACTGCAACAACATAATAAAATTGAATCAAACGGACGTTGAAGAAAGAAAGATAGTGTCAAAACATGAATCCGTACACCATGGCTTATTATAGAAAAATAGGTTATGTGCGTTAGATTGAATAGATTTCGGTTTGATCGTAATTAACCAAGAGGAAAGGGGGGAATAACATTTTTAGCGGAGAATAAACGAGTTAAAGAAAGATTTCGGGTGAAATAACGTTGAAAGTATGGAAGACTGCGCATAAAGCGCATCAGCGATTCCTTACATTTTAATTGACAGCTAACTTCGATGGTACATGGTAAAAAGAAGTAATCCATTATAAACTGTACGTCATGGCTTTTTTCGTTCAATTTACCGAATACACAAGAAAGAGTAAGAAGCTGGCTGTAAAAACTGTTGACCGATCCATGAATGTAGATGCTCTCACTGTTTTTGACGTACTACAACACGTCCGTACCAACTCTGCACTAGTGCTGCCATCGAGGAAACGTACACTATCTACCGTGTACGCGTACTTACCGTACGCGTAATGTACGCGTAGATATCGTTTGGAATCTCCCTTAAAAGTAATGTAaaataagaagaaaaaagaaaaaaaaaaagaaaaaaaaaaacgaaacacTCCGATCGTGACATTTCCGACCGCGTCGTTAGAAAGCGTGAAGATTATCTGCTGTGGTGTGTCACGTGTAGTATCGCAAGAGATACTTGGGTAGTGCATACTTACGATAGTGCTACTTTCATACCTACATAGTTACGTCAACTCTTCTCTCTTCGAAACTTGTTCtacgaaaatgtaataaaaagaagaaataccGTAACCGATATATTAATATCGCGACGTATAGTAGTACACGTATTTGCACGCGCGCGCGGTCACACTCGCATTCACCTAACATCTACCAAATACATGGAAACTGACCGGGTTATCTTAGAAATGGCCACGAATAAACGTTAGTTTCTATATTTTTCGCGTGAATCTATTCGTCGTTCTGCTGACGTTTCATGGATTAATGGTAAGCTACTATCATTTATACCATTTTAATATAGGATTACTTTTATAATTTATAGAAACATTAGCCACAGACTAATTCATTTATACTTTTTTTACCAATTCGAAAAAGTTATTATTTCTTTATTCTATAGCGTTTAAACTTACGCATTGTACGATAAAATATATACCATTCTAGCCAAAGGTAAATATTTGATAACGTTATAGAATTCTTTATctatgttttttttcttttttttcaaaaaTATGTGTAATTTATGATCGCTATCAGAGTACGATAATCCACAAAACGATCGATAATACGatgtattatttttttcaagcaTCTTTCAAATAATTCATCAACATGTCAGATATCGAAGAAGACGAGGTACGTGTATCGGTTTGAtctaaaagttattgtaattaccACAGCAATGTCCATAGGCAGTGTTCTAATGAAAATTTCTTCCGACCGCATTTTAGTTTCAAGATGCACAAGAATCTATACCGCAGTAAGtacgataaaaaaaaatacattaCTCTCTCGCGTTATTAACGATTTATGCATAAAATTAATGATATCGAACAATGTTTTCAGGCTTACTTCCATGGATTTGGATACGGCGATAGTAGAGGCAAAGAAAGCTATACATTATTTTTTTAACAACGATTTCGAGGAAGCCCGTAAAATTATGGAGCCTTGGGCTGGCAGTAGCATGTACCATTCTTTAGGGACGAGCGTATTTGCATTTCTCGAGGCTATTCTTACATTTGAACAAGTATTGAGTATAAACAAACATATATtccgatatatatatatgcgaaAAGCGATATCCTTCGGTAATAGATTGTAACGTGTAATGCTTAGAAACACATTGAAAAGGCTGCCGGAGCTGTAAAGCAGTGCATGAGCGTGTGCTTGAAACAACGTAAACATGTCACGCTAACGCAAAATATTGGCAAAATGGTCAAGAAAACTAATTACGATGCTTACACAATTGGTAACGTATATGCACACGTATTTGCGTATAATGTACCGTGAAAATGATTATCCGAAAAGCGTGGAATAatggttaaaaaaaaaatttaattaaacgtgTTTGCGCCGCCGTTGGCTATTATCGTTGATAAACGTAGCAGACAGCACGCAAGAAACTACAGAAAATTACTATTGCAGAGGAAGTGCACGCGGAACTCTGTTACGCTGAGTCACTTCTTTTAAAGTCGATGCTTACGTTTGTGGAGGACGAGACTTTGGTCAGTTTTGTCAAAGCTGGATTGAAAATTCGCACCTGTTTTCTGTCGTACAAGTAAACAAACAAAATGACAAGAGtaaattttttatttcgtttcaGATTGCATTCATCGATTGTTCTGTTTCAGGGAATGTTTAACAATTTTAAATAGCCGCAAATGGGAAACGGATGCTCATAAAATACATTTCGAAAGCGGTGTCCGCACGGGTATCGGTGCATTTAATCTGGTATATAAAACTGTATCTCTTATTTAAGAAAATTGTTCGCGTATCAAGACGTTTATACATGTTAGATATTTTTTATAGATGATCTCGCTGTTGCCAGCCAAGATTATAAAACTCTTAGAATTTATTGGTTTTTCGGGTGACAAGGTAAAAGACCGGTAAAAGAACGGTAAGGTATCCGGGGCGGGGAACCGATCTTTCGGGAAATAATGTTCGTCGTACCGTTTCTTTCTGTCGTTCAGGAGTATGGTTTGACCGAATTAGAAGCCGGATATAAAGAAAGAAGAGGATTGCGACACGTGTTGTGCGCAATGATACTTTTGGCTTACAATCTACTGGTGTCGTTTGTTCTGAGTCATACGGACGGTGATCTGGACTGGTGTGAAAAAGTTTTGGAAGAAGAGCTAAGCCTTTATCCAAATGGTGTATGGTTTCTATTTTTTAAAGGGAGATTGGAGTTAACGAGAGGGAACTTTGAACATTCCTTGGAATGGTATACCAAGTCTTGGAAAAGCCAAGAGTTGTGGCCTCAATTTCATCACATTTGTTTCTGGGAATTAATGTGGGCACACTGTTCGTTGCAACAATGGAACCAAGCCGCAATGTTCGCTAGTATTTTAGCGAAAGAATCAAATTGGTCGCGCACCATTTATTTGTATCAGAGAGCCGCGATACTCATCATGCAAAAACCATCGACGCAAAGCGAAGAGAAACAATTGATCGACACTTTGATGATGCAAGCGCCTGCTCATAAACAACGTATCGCAGGAAAGTCATTGCCGATGGAAAAGTTTgtaattaaaaaaactgaacgtTATTTTGCTCAAAAAAAAAGTCTAGTCCTTCCTATATTTGAACTTATGTATGCATGGAATTTGTTTCGCATAGTAGGCAAACGACAAGACTTGACGCTAAACATATTCAAAGTGATCGAGGAAGCCGAGAAGGAACTCGCGAGAGTTTCGTAAGTTGACACGGTCAATTTTCTCCCGTAACATATTTACTATTCGTAATAGTATAATACTTTCGTAACCTTTCGAGTACGTTTTAGAAAAACAGAGTTTCACGCGGATAACGAAGCTCTGCTGTTGCTTCTAAAAGGGGCCTGTTTACGACAAATGAAACATCCATTGTTAGCTGAGAATTGTTTGAGACGTGTCCTCGAGTTGGACAAATCTATCAAAGAAGATacctatctacttccctatgcGACGGTAGAACTAGCCTTGTTGGCGCAAGATCAAGGAAACATTCAACTCGCTATCGGATACTTGGAAGATGCCAAGTAAGCCATACACTCTATCGTTATTCTCGCGCAAGCAATTATCTTTACCTTTTATCTTGTGTTATAGAAGCCTATTGTTACAGAAAAAATTTTACTGGATATTTACTGGAATCCAGGTTACACTTTCGAATTCACTCGGACCTCATGAAATTGACCGGGAAGAAGCCCGAAGATATTGTATTATAGTGTAACATCCGGAGATCATCGGAATCTAGATTATCACGCTAGGAAAAAGATTTATTACTGCCAATAGCGTCACTATTGCAGTCTCTTGGGTACTCTTCATATATACTGTTCGTTTCCTTTTCTTCTAGACCCACATCTTTTCGTTTTTCTACCAATTTCTGTTTGGTAATTCCATCTATTACCACTTTCTTACTTGCTGACAAGTATCTTTAATTATACATTAACTGGTTGATTCGTATCTTTTACAATATGTATTTACGGTGCACATGTTACAACTAGTTGAAAAAGTTTAGGAAAGTATTTAagaattaaattattttttcaatttaaattatttttactATGAAATATATTATAGTAGTGAAGTTTTTATAGActatgcctctctctctctctctctctctctctctctctctctctctctctctctctctctctctctctctccctctctctctctctctctctctttctttctttctctcctctctcccctccccccccccttccTCGGAAATTGATGTTCGATATTTGAAAAGATAAAAGAAACTGTGCTACAAGTTTGCTATCGGAAAAACAATGAAAGAATGATGCTACAAGAAAAagcgagacagatgataccgaccttaccctagaacccgtggcgccgtCTCTGTGAAAAGCGCTCAAACTGCTCgtacagcgttatcgacagcgaagtgaactattcGACGACTACTGGCATTAGTTTCACTGCctctcgcagagatggcgccactagttagccgagttcacttcgctgtcggtaacgctgtgcgagcagtttgagcatttttcacagagatggcgccaccggtTCTAGAGTAGAGTCACCAtcgtctgtctcactctttcttatagctttcttgtatgtctttctctctctctctctctctctctctctctctctctctcttacctctaaagcgggaaatatagaatgaattagaataaaactactaaaatatagaataaactCGAATGAAACTATTAAAGTGTAGAAAATTGATGAACGAACGGCATTGGCAGGCGGTATCAGCACTGGAGAATTTCAGTAGGTGTAATCCTGGTGATATCCCTGTGGGGTTACTGGTGCTTTATCGAGTGTGTTACGCGATCTGCTGTGTTGGCTGGGTACGTTCGGAAAAAGTTATACGCTGCTGTTGATAGGAAGCATTTATAGTTAGCAGCATTCAAGGAGAAAAAAGAGCATTCGACTAATCACTATTAAACGAAATACCGTAGATCGGACTACTGTGTAAGTTTAAGAAAGCTTTACCACTCGTATGTGCATCGTTGGTATTTCTCTCAACGATAACCCAACTTATCTAACCTTAACCGTTTTCTACCATCTTTAAGCCGGCTTTCTGGAATTCCTTTTCAATCTATTATTAATTTACAAGGAATCGAAGAAATGCTAGTTTTGCGATCGATGCACCATTTACAAATTGCAGAACCTTTCGTTTTGTTCAGctactaaattattatttattcgtGTTACAGAGAGATTTTATCTTACAAACTAAAAAGTAGTTGGTAATGTTAAAGCACAAGTGTTCTATCGCTAGTAGAATACTTACGACGGTTATGCGTTCAGGTAAATAGATATTAtacgaaatgaaagaaaagtctGTACGATAACGTATTATGCATATGCGTATACAGTGCAGAGAGTGTATATAGACGATAAAGAATAAAGGAACAGAGACTGTTGGAACTAGCGCAATGGCATTAGATGTGCAAGGTTCTCTGAGAGAAGCCTTGTATGAAACATTAACCGGCATTTTGTCTCCTCATAGAGAGACTCGTCAAGCAGCAGAACAAAGAATCCAAGCGTTGGAAGTTACAGAAGAATTTGGTATACACTTGACAGAATTTGTAGTGGATCCTAATGGGCATTTACCTATCAGGCAGCTAGCTTCTGTATTATTGAAACAATACGTAGAAATACATTGGTCTTCTGTGGGTGAAAAGTTTCGGCCTCCCGAAATAAAATATGCAACCAAGGAGAAAATCAAGGAATTACTGCCGTTAGGACTTCGCGAATCAATTAGCAAGGTAACCAACGAATAAACGTAGAATGTAGGATGAGTTACGGATGTACAGATCGAGGCGTTTTATCTGGTTCTGTTACGTATAAGGTACGCACGGCAGTAGCTTACGCGATATCGGCCATTGCACACTGGGACTGGCCTGAAAATTGGCCAGGTTTGTTCGATATACTTGTTAGCTGTTTAAGCGGAGAGAGCGAGTACGCCGTTCACGGAGCAATGAGGGTTCTAACTGAATTTACTTCCGATCTTACCGATAATCAATTACCTAACGTGGGACCAGTGATTCTTCAAGAAATGTACAGAATATTTCAAagcgaaaatgtaaatgcgctgaCTCTCTGtgtttcttctcttctcttctcttctactTTCTACCGTATTACCGCCAACAGTAGCGTTCATTTAGTGTGGTTTTTCCAGCAATACTCGATCAGAACCCGTGGCCGTGCGGTCGAAATTTTTACTACGATCACTACATTGGTCGCTGTGACGGGAGTTTATCAAAAAGGATTTACAGAGCAATATCTACAGCCGGTTATACCCATGTTTTGCGAGAAATTTGTTCAGTGTTTGCGAGTGCCCGACGGCACTACCAGCGACAGTGGATTAAAAACAGATATTATAAAAGCTATTAATTGCCTAGTCACCAGGTTACCGAAATACGTGTCCAATTTTATACCCGAGATGCTACCGCCCGTTTGGGAAACTTTAACGCAAAGCGCGAAACTATACCAAGAAGGTTCCGTGAACGGTGAAGGGGATACAAACGAGAGAGAAGTCGATTCGGACGGTAAtcatttttttcctttctcgTTGAAAAATGTGTTTTACACTACCCTCGTTATATATCGTCTCTGTATCATCACTGTGTACAGGtgaaataattaatttcaaCAATTTGATTATTGCGATATTCGAGTTTATCCATTCTATCGTGGATCGTAAACGGTTTTCGAATCTTTTGGATAATTTGCTGCAAGAAGTGATGTATTATTTAATCATTTTTATGCAAATAACCGACGATCAGATCGTATTATGGACAACTAGTCCCAACCAGTTTGTCGAGGAGGACGATGTGTTTGCGTATAATGTTCGAATTTCTGCACAAGAGCTCTTGACCGTAAGTAAGTTGCATCGCGCATTTAATATCTATATTCTCTATACCTTTAGCGGTTTGTTCGCATCGTAGGCTTTGGTAAATTATTCGGAGGAAAAGGCGGTGAATGCGCTCTGCGAAGTTGTGACGCGTCACATCGAAGCGACGAACAGATTGCAAGCTGCGAACACCGGTGACGGAAACAGCGAGACATGGTGGAAATTACGGGAGTCGTCCATTCTAGCGTTAAGCAAAGTAAAAGATGCCGTGATCGAGAAACAACAAGCTGGAATGCTTCGATTCGATATAATTAGATTTTTAGACACGGTTGTCCTAGCGACTTTGAAGGATTCAGGTATACGACTGATTTTCATTCCCGTCCGCTGGtcgtatatatttattatatatttatatcgtATATATTTATTCACGTGTTTCTGGATTTTTCAGGAGCGCCTCCGTTACTTCTTGGCCGGTGTTTGTGTGTCGGTGGTAAATACGCCGAAATAATGCCGCCAGAAATGAGTTCACGTTTTCTAGAAGCAACGGTTAACGGCTTGCAAGAGAATCAACTTTCGTGTATTCGTATCAGCGCGGTGAAGGCTATTTATTGGTTTTGCAAAGCATCAACCACAGAGAACGTTAGTACTCTGGGTAATATTATACGATCTCATTTACCGAATGTATTTCAAGGAGTTTTCAATCTGGCCAATCAACCGTCCACGGAAATTTTGATTCTGGTTATGGAAACGCTGCAAGTGTTGGTCTCGGTAATCCTATTTCACCTTTCGTCTCTGTTTCGCACCTTTTTCCGTTCAAACAACAGTGAAGTAATTCTCGGCAACGGTACTTTTTTTCTTATTGCCAGTTGGATAAAGCGTTCACCGCTTCGGTAGAAAATAAAATTTGCCCGTTAACCATCGCTGCATTCCTCAAGTTCTACAGCGATCCTGTTATCTTAGACTTGTGCCAAGATATATTCAAAAGTTTAACTCTGAATCCTGACTGCATAGGACCGTTGCAAAGTCGATTGATACCGACGTTAACCAGCATGATGGCCGTAACGCCTATGAATAAATCAAAAGACGGTAAATAATATAACATTGCTCGCGATAACGCGCATATACACAGCTACCGCATTCTGTGAAATTTCAGAGAGATGTCGGGACGTAGCTTTGGACGTTTTGCAAGTGTTGGTGCAATACTCTCCTAAACCATTGAGCGGTGGATTGATCGAGACAGCTTTCCCTGCCGCGTGCCATTGTATTTTGAATTCAGAGGACAACGAAACATTACAAAGCGGCGGGGAATTGATACGAACATACCTAGCCGTCGCAGCTCGGCAAGTGACGGCGCATCGGGATAACGATGGTCAAACGGGTTTACAATACATTCTACAGATCGTCGGTCAGCTGCTGAATCCACAGGTCGGATCACATCACGGAGTCACATCGTCTGGTGTACGCTGCCGTGTGAATATTAACGGGGTGCGTTTCTATTTCTAGTCGAGCGAGTTTACAGCGACTTTTGTCGGGCGATTGGTGACAACGTTAATTAGGAAAGCCGGTAATACGTTGGGCGAGAATCTCGATCTATTACTGAAGGCCGTGTTGAGTAAAATGCAGCGAGCTGAAACTTTGACCGTGGTACAGAGTTTGCTCATGATATACGCTCATCTGATAAATACAGAGTTTGACGCTGTCCTAAATTTTCTGTCAACCGTACCCGGACCGACAGGGCAGAGCGCTCTCGCTTTCGTGCTCTCCGAATGGGTCAGCAGGCAACATCTATTTTTCGGTAGATACGATCGAAAAGTGGCAACGGTCGCGCTCTGCAAGATACTCGAGTACGGCGTTACTCACGGTGACAGCCGATTAAACGAGATCACGGTCAAAGGAGATGAAATATTCTCAGGTTTGTGCTCGAGGCGCCTTTATCCTTCGTGAAAAAATAGAGAATGTTTGCTCGTTCGCTTTTTCAAAACAACATCTTCTTTCTACTgcttttttttccctttttttttctctctttttcttttttatttcaatCGGTACAAGGATATCGATCAAATGTTTACTTGAAAACAGCCAGTTACCACTAATTTTAATTCGAGAACACGTAGGAAACGAAGAAGGCGTCAGGACTAGAAGTAAAGCCGAGTCACAGCCTTATCAGTGGACCACTATACCAGTTCTGGTCAAGATATTTAAACTGATAATcaatgaattgtccaacgatatCGAGGCGGTTACCGCCAATCAAGAAACGGATGTTAGTGATTTGA containing:
- the Tbc1d22 gene encoding TBC1 domain family member 22 isoform X5; translation: MENQSHPGQAYQTHQSFWKKNTRAVPGRPSPKQDGKLGKLGGNVQVSGGSAGTISSSGGTVSGSSGGTSTSFQDFQESVDDAWDSGDDEFCTVSDVKISKRVSHSAAISVINSHRSRKACIDLGTNVKSTQRVQEIIPEEKRAEALQRLAVQPLHLRNANLSIHSRVNNSQHSTEDTDTRYGASPQHKPTQFPGRPQPLRQTNAPTKFFIPSKEQDGVSKVDKFQSLLEASVLNLDELRQLSWSGIPARLRSVTWRLLSQTAVQLIFERILYIWAIRHPASGYVQGMNDLVTPFFLVFLQEAVPVSAWHDLENYDVATLQKEQRDIIEADSFWCLSKFLDGIQDNYIFAQLGIQHKVNQLKELIQRIDAPLHQHLHQHGVDYLQFSFRWMNNLLTREIPLHCTIRLWDTYLAESDRFASFQLYVCAAFLLRWRRHLLLQPDFQVKVVCHCCLGSDVNATEPAYSKLDRLRDRNIGSGSIQIKIYICRRSQSSASSRYQVTILQCV
- the Tbc1d22 gene encoding TBC1 domain family member 22 isoform X2 produces the protein MENQSHPGQAYQTHQSFWKKNTRAVPGRPSPKQDGKLGKLGGNVQVSGGSAGTISSSGGTVSGSSGGTSTSFQDFQESVDDAWDSGDDEFCTVSDVKISKRVSHSAAISVINSHRSRKACIDLGTNVKSTQRVQEIIPEEKRAEALQRLAVQPLHLRNANLSIHSRVNNSQHSTEDTDTRYGASPQHKPTQFPGRPQPLRQTNAPTKFFIPSKEQDGVSKVDKFQSLLEASVLNLDELRQLSWSGIPARLRSVTWRLLSEYLPANLERRQHVLERKRLDYWNLVKQYYDTERDEGFQDTYRQIHIDIPRMSPLISLFQQTAVQLIFERILYIWAIRHPASGYVQGMNDLVTPFFLVFLQEAVPVSAWHDLENYDVATLQKEQRDIIEADSFWCLSKFLDGIQDNYIFAQLGIQHKVNQLKELIQRIDAPLHQHLHQHGVDYLQFSFRWMNNLLTREIPLHCTIRLWDTYLAESDRFASFQLYVCAAFLLRWRRHLLLQPDFQVVCHCCLGSDVNATEPAYSKLDRLRDRNIGSGSIQIKIYICRRSQSSASSRYQVTILQCV
- the Tbc1d22 gene encoding TBC1 domain family member 22 isoform X1, which codes for MENQSHPGQAYQTHQSFWKKNTRAVPGRPSPKQDGKLGKLGGNVQVSGGSAGTISSSGGTVSGSSGGTSTSFQDFQESVDDAWDSGDDEFCTVSDVKISKRVSHSAAISVINSHRSRKACIDLGTNVKSTQRVQEIIPEEKRAEALQRLAVQPLHLRNANLSIHSRVNNSQHSTEDTDTRYGASPQHKPTQFPGRPQPLRQTNAPTKFFIPSKEQDGVSKVDKFQSLLEASVLNLDELRQLSWSGIPARLRSVTWRLLSEYLPANLERRQHVLERKRLDYWNLVKQYYDTERDEGFQDTYRQIHIDIPRMSPLISLFQQTAVQLIFERILYIWAIRHPASGYVQGMNDLVTPFFLVFLQEAVPVSAWHDLENYDVATLQKEQRDIIEADSFWCLSKFLDGIQDNYIFAQLGIQHKVNQLKELIQRIDAPLHQHLHQHGVDYLQFSFRWMNNLLTREIPLHCTIRLWDTYLAESDRFASFQLYVCAAFLLRWRRHLLLQPDFQVKVVCHCCLGSDVNATEPAYSKLDRLRDRNIGSGSIQIKIYICRRSQSSASSRYQVTILQCV
- the Tbc1d22 gene encoding TBC1 domain family member 22 isoform X3; translation: MPVNIACNNYGKSKSSWSSLSNASILLEKEYSRRSRQVSGGSAGTISSSGGTVSGSSGGTSTSFQDFQESVDDAWDSGDDEFCTVSDVKISKRVSHSAAISVINSHRSRKACIDLGTNVKSTQRVQEIIPEEKRAEALQRLAVQPLHLRNANLSIHSRVNNSQHSTEDTDTRYGASPQHKPTQFPGRPQPLRQTNAPTKFFIPSKEQDGVSKVDKFQSLLEASVLNLDELRQLSWSGIPARLRSVTWRLLSEYLPANLERRQHVLERKRLDYWNLVKQYYDTERDEGFQDTYRQIHIDIPRMSPLISLFQQTAVQLIFERILYIWAIRHPASGYVQGMNDLVTPFFLVFLQEAVPVSAWHDLENYDVATLQKEQRDIIEADSFWCLSKFLDGIQDNYIFAQLGIQHKVNQLKELIQRIDAPLHQHLHQHGVDYLQFSFRWMNNLLTREIPLHCTIRLWDTYLAESDRFASFQLYVCAAFLLRWRRHLLLQPDFQVKVVCHCCLGSDVNATEPAYSKLDRLRDRNIGSGSIQIKIYICRRSQSSASSRYQVTILQCV
- the Tbc1d22 gene encoding TBC1 domain family member 22 isoform X4, giving the protein MENQSHPGQAYQTHQSFWKKNTRAVPGRPSPKQDGKLGKLGGNVQVSGGSAGTISSSGGTVSGSSGGTSTSFQDFQESVDDAWDSGDDEFCTVSDVKISKRVSHSAAISVINSHRSRKACIDLGTNVKSTQRVQEIIPEEKRAEALQRLAVQPLHLRNANLSIHSRVNNSQHSTEDTDTRYGASPQHKPTQFPGRPQPLRQTNAPTKFFIPSKEQDGVSKVDKFQSLLEASVLNLDELRQLSWSGIPARLRSVTWRLLSEYLPANLERRQHVLERKRLDYWNLVKQYYDTERDEGFQDTYRQIHIDIPRMSPLISLFQQTAVQLIFERILYIWAIRHPASGYVQGMNDLVTPFFLVFLQEAVPVSAWHDLENYDVATLQKEQRDIIEADSFWCLSKFLDGIQDNYIFAQLGIQHKVNQLKELIQRIDAPLHQHLHQHGVDYLQFSFRWMNNLLTREIPLHCTIRLWDTYLAESDRFASFQLYVCAAFLLRWRRHLLLQPDFQGLMLMLQNLPTQNWTDSEIGILVAEAYKLKFTFADAPNHLQAHDTR
- the LOC143429245 gene encoding tetratricopeptide repeat protein 39B, with amino-acid sequence MSDIEEDEFQDAQESIPQLTSMDLDTAIVEAKKAIHYFFNNDFEEARKIMEPWAGSSMYHSLGTSVFAFLEAILTFEQKHIEKAAGAVKQCMSVCLKQRKHVTLTQNIGKMVKKTNYDAYTIEEVHAELCYAESLLLKSMLTFVEDETLVSFVKAGLKIRTCFLSYKECLTILNSRKWETDAHKIHFESGVRTGIGAFNLMISLLPAKIIKLLEFIGFSGDKEYGLTELEAGYKERRGLRHVLCAMILLAYNLLVSFVLSHTDGDLDWCEKVLEEELSLYPNGVWFLFFKGRLELTRGNFEHSLEWYTKSWKSQELWPQFHHICFWELMWAHCSLQQWNQAAMFASILAKESNWSRTIYLYQRAAILIMQKPSTQSEEKQLIDTLMMQAPAHKQRIAGKSLPMEKFVIKKTERYFAQKKSLVLPIFELMYAWNLFRIVGKRQDLTLNIFKVIEEAEKELARVSKTEFHADNEALLLLLKGACLRQMKHPLLAENCLRRVLELDKSIKEDTYLLPYATVELALLAQDQGNIQLAIGYLEDAKKNFTGYLLESRLHFRIHSDLMKLTGKKPEDIVL